TAACAGTCtttgacagatgagaagactgagacttAGCGAAGTTAAGTCaattgcctgaagtcacacaggtATGAAATATCAGAGTCTAGTCAGACACCTTGATAATCTTACCCCCAAAATCGTGGGTAAGTTTTTTTCTACTTGGGAACTATCACTACCATCCATAGATCTATCACTGTCTgaatgttctatttcttgcttTAAAGTTCACATGAACATGCTCTAGATTTGTTGGCCTGGTGCtgttttttccagtattttattttatttatttcataaaaacgGATACAATAGTTAGGGCCCGGCATTGTTCTAAGCAATCTATATATATCGCACGTATATTTCATCTTTATCACAGACCAATGAGTTTGGTAAAATTAGTAATTAGTATCCTCATTTTTTAGGCAAGGAAACTCAGGCATGTGTgttaattgcccaaggtcacactgctagttAATGACAGACTCTACCATAAAAGCTGCatcatttaattttatacttttttctcttcctttctttttgattaagagcatattttcaaaagaaaacgtAAAGGAGAAATGTTTTGCTAGAATGAAGATTGGGTGGTCCCAGATTTCTCCTCAACTCCTATTCCATGGTAATCTTTGGGGTATATACTAAGGATCAGAATCTGAAAATCACTGCTTTAGAATGTgcttagataatttttttaagtaatttttttcttcctcagttatttcaTATAATTGTTACCTGTTCTTAAACCAAAATAATTGTGTTGCCAAAGACAACAACTTGCAGATGATTACACAACCATTTAAAAAGTGATCATTGTAAGGGGTATGTAATAACATTGCACAATGACTATAGTGTAATAGAAAGTGGAAAAGAGGAACACAGAACTGCATGTATTGTATGATGATAGCTGTATAAGAATCTATGTGTCTATATACCTTTGAGTGGCTTTGGTAGAGCAGTGGAATTATgggtgaatttttctttttaaaattttatctgaagCTATTCTATTATCTAAATGaaaaacaaccacaacaaaataccaaaataaagaaatattcctGAGAAATGACCTGTTCTTAACCTAAAGGAAAGACTTAGTTGTACGTGAACCATCAGGATCGTGATTCTTCTCCAGATTACGTTTTTGGGATTTGTGTCTCATAATGGTCTTCTAGCATTTGGTAGATTATGTTAAAGACATTGCTCTGGAAAGTTAGCCAAGAGCCTGATAAGTTGAATTATGCCCATCCTCTTTAAATATAATGTAGTCATTAAACATACTATTTATGGTATGTTATGATATAGGAGCATGTTCAGTTACTTAAAAagcaatatagaaaaaaaaaaaaaagcaacatagggcttccctggtggcgcagtggttgagagtccgcctgccgatgcaggggacaagggtttgtgccccggtccgggaagatcccacatgccgcggagaggctgggcctgtgagccatgcccactgagcccgcacgtccggagcctgtgccccgcaacgggagaggccacaacagtaagaggcccgtgtaccgcaaaaaaaaaaaaaaaagcaatataatgTAGTATGCAAATAGAGTATGACAGTTATAATACAAAGGCAATACAAAGGAATAATGCAGAAAAGAAATACATCAGAATATTAAGGTTGTTTGAATTGGAGAGAAGACAGTtggatcatttttcttctcttcttttatttttctatattttccaaatattttgtaataaacacaGATTATATTATAATGTAAAGCTGTGAACTGCAGTTTTAAGACGAATTAAGAATCTGAAGTCAAAAGTGGGGGAAGTCAGCATCTTATTTGAAGATTCTGAGAGTAGCAGAAATTGTCCAGAGTTCCatttcccatctctctccctccgtGAGGGATGAGAGACCAGAGGGAATGGAAGATCATTGAGGCCAAATGTAACCCTCAGGTTTCTCAAAACCACATGGGGAGCTGATGTTTCAGTCCCTGGGGTCTTGGACAAGAGTCAATCTTCAAAAGATCACGCACCTTGTGAAATGTTAACACGATAGCCGTCCCTCTTGTCATGGAAgccgtttgtttttgtttttaaacacagcTCGACttcaaagatattacaaaaattagaaaaaggaaatgttatATCGATTGCATTTTCCATTTGAGACCGATAGAAACGATTCTATTTAGGAATTACCTGCAGCATCTCAGAAACTCCCAAACCTGGCTGGTTATCAGAACAAccgggaagcttttaaaaataataagtgattGGGCTCACAGGAGACTGTGACTCAGTAGACAAGGGATGAGTGTCCTCTCTGGTTTGTTTAAGCAAAGACCTCTTAACTAGGCCAAAAGAATACCATCTTTGCGTGACCAACCTCATTCTGATTTTCTCAGGCATGTTCTGATTTTAGAACTGAACATCCTGCATCCCAGGAAACTCCTCAATGCTGGGCAAACAGGGCCAGTTGGTCATCCTAAATCATCTTCTCAGACTCCTAACCAGGACATACACTTGACTCACTTTTAGTTATGGTGTAaacacagagaaatgaagaacagaaagaatgGAGTGAAATCTTTGAAATGCACAAGTCATCTTTCTTGGACCATTGAAGACATCAAAGTGATcacattagaaaaaagaaaaaccttttagtttttttaatcttctaattTCCTGAACGTTTCTCCTTTCCAATGAACGTTTTATTTAAGAGAATACAATAGGGAATCTTAGCTGTTATGACTCCATTTAAAAATGCCTCTTAGGAATAGGCCAAAAGAATGACAATTTTATCCAAAATATAGGTCCAATCCTTAGCCATCATGGGTAAACattgcctttatttttgtttctttttttttttaatttaatattccaATGGTAAGATAATGAACTCAAACATTAACGAAAGTGCATTCTTTCAAAGTTTGGGCTGGAATTAAAGTGTTTGGGTCACTTGTTCCCTCTGTTGAAGTTGGAATGGGTAGCATAGAAATTCTTGCACTGTGTTATCCTCTTCAGCCTTTGTTCAATAACAATACAGTTGGAGGTGTGGAATAAGAACTTGAGCATCAACAATGGGAAGAGTGCTGTTTGTTATTATTAGAGATTTATTCTATTATGGGGAACACACATTGAACCCTGAGAAACTACATTACTTTAAGCAAGCCTCTTATACATGTAGTGAAGAGTGACTTTTGCCCTTTCTGTACCAAATCATAGCGTGGAGGCAAAAACTGACCAGTTATTTTTCAATCATTGTCCCAACTAAAGACTTACAACTTtccccagaaaaaacaaaacactcttatttttacctttctcaACTCTGTGTTaaggagaaagaaattatatGGAAGTTCTAAAAGATATGATTTCCTAACAAGTCCTTTTGACATTCATCCCCAAGTGCAAAATCTTGGAGAAAACTGGCTTATAGAATTTTAATAGCTTTGGCTATGCTTTCCAAGTGTCTTATTTACTTTAACAATGGGCTTCCTAACCAGGTTCACAGAGCAAGGAATCTATGGCTCAATCAGTCTGTCGTCTAGCTGGGACCAGAGCTGGGACCAGCTCTGGAAGCAAAGTGATTGTATTCAAATCCAGGCTTTCCCTCTTACTGGCTCTGCAGCCACAGGCAAGATATTTTAACTTTAAGCCTcagtccccatctgtaaaatggagtaaaAATGCTGACCCCAGAGAGTTTTTTGTGGCTTGAATGAAATAAGCAAAGCACCTAGCACACTGTGGGAAGTGAGGTGTGTGCTCAGTAAGTGCTGGTGGCTGATGGAATTCTCTCCCGCTCATTCTTTATGTTCCAACCACGCGGGATAGATTAGTTCCCCCAATGAACTACATGTTCAGTTTCAACCGTAGACCTTCACCAATGCCCTTGCACCTACAAAAAGCTCCCTAGCCCTTCACCTTACTAAATCTTATCATCCTTCCAGCCTCAGTTTTGGGGAAGCCTTCCCCACTCACCTAAACTTTAGGCTGATCATAACATCTTCCTGAACTTTCCCTTTATTTGTCAGGACAGGCACATAATAAAACTTAACAAATGATAATTATTTACTAATATCATTCTTATTTAgaaactttttatcataaatcaaatAAATGGGGTAAAATCCAGCTTTACAAAATAATGGATTCTCCCACCTCTGTTGCACGTAACCAGATTACAGCAAAAGGTATCACGTAGCATTTGGCAAACTTCAGTAATTCTTACACTAATGTCATGTTTTTGCCATATCTCTACAATATCCATACTATTTGCCTAGAATTTTCTTTACATTGGTTCACTTTTTGTTTACGTTGATTTGTTTTGAGGAAATATTAAATCACAGCCCTTAATGAGAAACGGTCTTTGGGAACTACTAATCTAGTCCATCACTCTCCTTTTCCATGTCAggagactgaggcctggagaagggCAGGAACTTCCCTACAGTCTTTTACCACGTATGTGTCAATGGCTTATCAATGGAGATGATTCAGATTTCCTACTTCTTAGCCTGCATCCTCTAGAGTATTCCATGTTGCCTCACGTGAGTTTCATTCCGGACAGGTCCTGTTTTAGTTTGGTTGACACATTTGTAAGGGACTGACAGAATAATCCATACTTTTTTGATAACTTACAAAGCTAACTAAGGAACACACTGGTGGTAGTTGTTCCTAACATAAAACAATGCCCTATTCCAAAGGAGTAATTTATGTTTCATGACTGACCAGTGacttcctttcttatctcttaaGATCCACTCCAGTAGCTTCTACCTACTTTACcaacaagtaaaaacaaaaaagttaattagAACAGATTTCATTATTGCAATAACAATATTGTAATGGAAAAGCTGCTGcttctttataaataattttattgagattAATTCACatttcatataatgaaatatactaTTCAATGTTTTTAGTTTAgtcacagggttgtgcaaccatcaccacaatataattataaaacaatttttcccCCTAAAAGAAATCAGTATCCATTATCAGACAATCCCCatcacccctccttccccatccccagtgATCACTAATCTacctaacctactttctgtctctatggatttgcctatcctggacttttcatataaatggaatcatataatatatggtcttttgcgattgtcttctttcacttagcataatgttttcaaggttaatcatgttgcatgtatcagtactccatttctttttttttttttttttctgcaaaaaactttattgtttccatttggtcCATGTCTTGGGAGAGGGCCCCAGGGTGGTTAAAAAGCTGCCTggtggctggagagagagaggcttTGGGCAGAAGCCCTGACACCAGAGGGGCTCCTCAAAGGCTGTGGGCTTCAGGGGTTCCTAGTGGTGCTTGAGGTGAGCCTTTGGAACAGATACtcgcccagcccagcctggggaccaGCCAGCCTGCAGAGGTTGGTCAGGTGGTTGccatcttcttgatgagtttcaCCTGCTCCTCCAGGAAGCGGCTCTCCcggaagtcacagagctgggggTCTGCCCGGGCAGAGTGCAGGGCATGTAGATCCAAAAGGCTTTTCTCCTTGAGAATGGCGGCTTCCCTAGCATCCTGGGTTTTGCCCCACTCATCTTGAGATGGTTTCTGCACGTCCTGGAATAGGGCACTGCCGTGGCTCTGGGTTTGCATTTTCAAAAGACGTTGGGTGCCCCCATGCTTCTCCTCAGCCATTTCAAGGAAGATGTGGCCCACGCCCTCCAAAGCCACATCGTCGTGGTCAAAATCGAAGCCCAGAGAGAGGGAGGTGTAGGAGGCCCGCAGATGCATGTTGACCAGGAGATTGATGGCGGCCTCCACCTGGGTGGAATAACTCTGACGAACCTGGGAGCTCATGCTTAATTGGTAAAAAGGAGCTAAGCTCAAAAAATGGCGCTGGCTGGGCCTGGAGGCCGAGGATAGCTGAGTGGCTGATTCCGAAGGTTGCGACTGGAAAAAAGGTTGGAGGGTAGTTGGAGGGGGGAGCAAGGGGCAACCCTGGGTCTATTCCGTCCAAACACTGTTGAAGCAAGAGACAAACCTGCGGGGACTGCCCAGAgcagatccattttttttttatatagatgaataatattccattgtatgaatgtatacTCATtagttcatggacatttaggtttcccACTTCATGGTTATTATGAATAAGACTGCTAGAAATATTCAGgtaaaagtttttgtgtggatgtatgtttttatATCTCCTAGGTGTGGAATCACTGAGTTACGTGGTAATTCTATGTAAATCTGCTGTTTTGCCTTCCCCAAATCCTTGACTCTTCCTTTTCGTAACAGTCCTTCCCACCTCCCATCTTGCTGTATAATTTCTCCCACTTTGGCTACTGCCAATCAATTCATCAGGATTGAGCCACCTCCCTCTGCCAAGAGGTGAGCGTGTGATCCACGTCCTGTCAATCAGACGCCCTTTCCCTGGAATTTGATTCTTTGGCAGAGGGACAGTGAGGCTGAAAGGAGTAGGAACTCGCTCATCACTGTCTGTTCACTTTCTACTATCTATATCTCAGAGCTGTTCTTATTCTTCAACTTTTTCTTCAAGTACTGAGTTGTACCGAATCCTTCCAATAAAGTCCcgcatctttttttccttaagcagGTCAAAGGTAGCTTTGTTGCTTGCATCCACCTTTAGCCACATCTTcggataaataaaaatacattcctATTTCTTACTCTAAACTAGTCTTTCTGTTCATGCTGTAAGTTAGTCAACTCAAATCTTCCCCCCTCACCCCAGTCCACTGtccaaaagggaaaggaaaaacacTCTCCATTATATGCCCTAATCCCCCAAATGAGGAATTCAAACAAGTCCCTGGACTCACCCTGTGTCCCAAAGACAAAGATGCTTATGCCAGCGCTACTGACaatggtttcttctttcttggtcAAGTTATATTCTGAGGCTTTCACAGCAGCCTGGTCCCTGCTCTTTCATGTATATAAGGAGGATGCagtcaaaacaaattaaaagcttGGATGCCTTCATCCTGTATTAAACCACAGACCCACAGGAGGGTCCGgaactcttctttccttctgtgaaaGACAAAAATGCACAGGACAATGAAAGAGATGATTTTATTTAGGGTATTGCAATATGGAAAACGTTCATTAATGAGGAGCATCTCAAAGGAAAGGACAGAGACCTGTGGTTTATAGAGGGAAGTAGACAAGGAATCATGAGGCAGAGTGGAGGAGGGTCTTAAATGAGTCACATGGGAAGGGTCCTTGGTGGTTAGCTCTCCCCTGAAACAGTAAAGCTTGAGGAACAATTAGATGAAGTTCAATGTTGtcctttccttccccccttccttccatccttctttctttccttccttccttccctccttccttccctccatccttccaccCCCCGTCCCCtcactcttccttcctcccacgcacgctcctccctccttccttccttccttgcttccttccctccatccttccctccctccttccttccttcccctcttcctcctatccctctttccttccttttctccctcccttcttccatccttccctccttccttccttgcttccttccctccatccttccatcc
This genomic interval from Phocoena sinus isolate mPhoSin1 chromosome 3, mPhoSin1.pri, whole genome shotgun sequence contains the following:
- the LOC116751593 gene encoding ferritin light chain-like — translated: MSSQVRQSYSTQVEAAINLLVNMHLRASYTSLSLGFDFDHDDVALEGVGHIFLEMAEEKHGGTQRLLKMQTQSHGSALFQDVQKPSQDEWGKTQDAREAAILKEKSLLDLHALHSARADPQLCDFRESRFLEEQVKLIKKMATT